From Verrucomicrobiia bacterium, one genomic window encodes:
- a CDS encoding D-alanyl-D-alanine carboxypeptidase family protein, giving the protein MNIKALFCALLLFAMISLAGALPAARHARNGTISRAPYLGAIVVDASTGRVLFEDHADTKGYPASVLKLMDLLIILEKIEHGQLSLQDQVPVSAKASHTGGSRVWLKEKESFTVDEMLYALMIQSANDSAVALAEKVAGNTDAFIELMNRKAKELGMTSTVFHSVHGLPPGRGQHHDLTTARDLSILCREVLRHTDTLRYTSTRERPFRQNVPGKTIIMRAHNHLLGHVQGCDGLKTGYIAQAGFSIAVTASRQGRRLVAVVLDSTDLKTRDHKAAELVEKGFSLLLPGAGLPQTAHRR; this is encoded by the coding sequence ATGAACATAAAGGCTCTCTTTTGCGCTCTGCTGCTCTTCGCAATGATTTCACTGGCCGGCGCGCTACCGGCGGCGCGCCACGCGCGCAACGGCACAATCTCCCGCGCACCCTACCTGGGCGCCATCGTGGTGGACGCCTCTACGGGCAGGGTCTTGTTCGAAGACCACGCCGATACCAAAGGCTACCCCGCCAGTGTGCTCAAGTTGATGGACCTGTTGATTATCCTCGAGAAAATCGAGCATGGGCAACTCTCGCTTCAGGACCAGGTCCCGGTGAGCGCCAAGGCATCGCACACGGGCGGCTCACGCGTCTGGCTCAAAGAGAAGGAATCGTTCACGGTCGATGAGATGCTCTATGCCCTGATGATCCAGTCCGCAAACGATTCCGCCGTCGCCCTGGCCGAAAAGGTAGCCGGCAACACCGACGCCTTTATCGAGTTAATGAACCGAAAAGCTAAAGAGCTGGGCATGACAAGCACGGTCTTCCACTCCGTCCATGGTTTGCCCCCCGGCCGCGGTCAGCACCACGACCTCACCACCGCGCGTGACCTGTCCATTTTGTGCCGGGAAGTGCTCCGGCACACCGATACCCTGCGTTATACCTCGACTCGCGAGCGGCCTTTCCGCCAAAACGTGCCCGGCAAAACGATCATTATGCGCGCCCATAACCATCTGCTCGGTCATGTCCAGGGCTGTGACGGGCTTAAGACCGGCTACATCGCCCAAGCCGGCTTTTCCATAGCGGTGACCGCTTCGCGCCAGGGCCGGCGTCTGGTGGCCGTGGTGCTCGACAGCACCGATTTGAAGACGCGCGATCACAAAGCGGCGGAGTTGGTCGAGAAGGGTTTCAGCCTGCTGTTGCCCGGAGCCGGCCTTCCGCAGACCGCCCACCGCCGCTAA
- a CDS encoding alpha-L-fucosidase, with translation MSLVWVAAGAEPKSSVSTPDAVRQEHAFIGVGSTKSTEHTQNPDAQWFPQAGLGLFIHWGLSSVKAMNISWPMIPGRALAKKRIDDPAERERIIRESDWNLNGKKPPITPKQYWLMAKDFNPQQYDPEKWLKAAREAGFAYAVLTTRHHEGFSLWPSAYDDFNTKLYMGGRDLVKDYVVACRRNGLKVGLYYSPPDWHFDHDYMNFLYHGAAKLNPEFPSLDADLKPRATRHTAEELARHQAEYARLVNGQVEELLTRYGKIDLLWFDGKPAAGANPIISQERIRQLQPGIVINPRLHGHGDFVTFERTLPVTTPVKGWAEFCNTWTTAWPYTPQPFRAPGYVLGQLATSRSLGVNYLLGVGPMASGEFCQAIYDNMQKIAPWMRRNRVAVTMAKPLPALETASVPATALGATRYLFALPRFSQGGAYEKDLLPPSDVVLTLTGAQKPARVILTSQDRDLEHEYSATTLTIRLPAAKRTQLVDVVEVDLQAEPQSNARVH, from the coding sequence TTGAGCCTGGTTTGGGTCGCTGCCGGCGCCGAACCTAAATCGAGCGTTTCCACGCCTGACGCGGTCCGCCAAGAACACGCGTTCATCGGCGTCGGTTCAACCAAATCCACGGAGCATACGCAGAACCCCGATGCGCAATGGTTTCCTCAAGCCGGGTTGGGCTTGTTTATTCATTGGGGATTGTCCTCGGTAAAAGCCATGAACATCTCGTGGCCGATGATCCCTGGCCGGGCATTGGCCAAAAAGCGAATTGATGATCCGGCCGAACGAGAGCGCATCATCCGGGAGAGCGACTGGAATCTGAACGGCAAGAAGCCGCCCATCACGCCCAAACAATATTGGCTCATGGCCAAGGACTTCAATCCGCAGCAGTACGACCCGGAGAAGTGGCTCAAGGCAGCCCGCGAGGCCGGCTTTGCCTACGCGGTCCTGACGACCCGGCATCATGAGGGCTTTTCCCTGTGGCCGAGCGCCTATGACGACTTTAACACAAAACTCTACATGGGTGGCCGGGACCTGGTGAAGGATTACGTCGTGGCCTGCCGCCGCAATGGCCTCAAGGTCGGCCTTTATTATTCGCCGCCCGATTGGCATTTCGATCACGATTACATGAATTTCCTGTATCACGGCGCCGCAAAACTGAATCCCGAATTCCCGTCGCTCGATGCGGATTTGAAACCGCGCGCGACCCGGCACACGGCGGAGGAACTGGCCCGGCACCAGGCCGAGTATGCCCGGCTAGTGAATGGTCAGGTCGAGGAACTGCTCACTCGCTATGGGAAGATTGATCTGCTCTGGTTTGATGGCAAGCCGGCAGCGGGCGCCAACCCGATCATCTCGCAGGAGCGGATTCGTCAGTTGCAACCCGGCATTGTCATTAACCCACGGCTGCATGGGCACGGGGATTTTGTCACATTCGAGCGCACCCTGCCGGTCACCACGCCGGTCAAAGGGTGGGCAGAATTTTGCAACACCTGGACTACGGCCTGGCCGTACACACCGCAACCGTTCCGCGCGCCGGGCTATGTCCTTGGCCAACTGGCAACCAGCCGCTCGCTGGGGGTGAATTACCTGTTAGGGGTCGGTCCCATGGCCTCGGGGGAATTCTGCCAGGCGATTTACGATAACATGCAGAAAATCGCCCCGTGGATGCGGCGCAATCGCGTTGCCGTCACAATGGCCAAGCCCTTGCCGGCCCTCGAGACGGCCTCGGTTCCTGCCACCGCTTTGGGCGCAACGCGGTATCTGTTCGCGTTGCCACGGTTCAGCCAGGGCGGCGCGTATGAAAAGGACCTGCTGCCGCCCAGCGACGTGGTCCTAACTCTCACCGGGGCGCAAAAACCGGCGCGTGTCATTCTGACCAGCCAGGATCGCGACCTGGAGCATGAGTATTCCGCAACAACTTTGACGATTCGCTTGCCTGCCGCCAAACGCACACAGCTCGTGGATGT